A stretch of Aureispira sp. CCB-E DNA encodes these proteins:
- a CDS encoding glycosyl hydrolase 108 family protein: protein MASFNSWMLPTKRRWRRIMAGYQDLYNDKGNWSSNKVGVGTLIGTNRSIAAPTLIAWRGRMVSKAEMENLSITEAMQIYKVRYWDKIQGDLIQSQALADILADMKSSAGGNAIKEMQRTLNDLGERLSVDGAFGVASVQALNRQILRVGQARIFNAFRQRMIGYYQRINSPYERQLIGSLNRDYPAMKTDWTRVAVTVGIVTSVILLLGYTYYQFKQHQNTKVSFKKYIYHF, encoded by the coding sequence ATGGCTAGTTTCAACAGTTGGATGCTGCCCACCAAACGACGGTGGCGGCGTATCATGGCAGGTTACCAGGATTTATATAACGACAAGGGCAATTGGTCCTCAAATAAAGTAGGTGTTGGTACTTTGATCGGTACCAATCGAAGTATTGCTGCTCCGACACTCATTGCCTGGCGTGGGCGCATGGTCTCTAAAGCAGAAATGGAAAACTTATCTATTACTGAAGCCATGCAGATTTACAAGGTGAGGTATTGGGATAAGATCCAAGGCGACTTGATCCAGAGCCAAGCCCTTGCAGATATTTTGGCGGATATGAAAAGTTCGGCTGGAGGTAATGCCATCAAAGAAATGCAGCGCACCCTTAATGACTTGGGAGAGCGCCTTTCGGTGGATGGTGCTTTTGGGGTGGCTTCTGTTCAGGCGCTCAATCGGCAAATCCTGCGAGTAGGGCAGGCTCGTATTTTTAATGCTTTTAGACAGCGAATGATTGGCTATTATCAACGTATTAATAGTCCTTATGAAAGGCAGTTAATCGGTTCTTTGAATCGGGATTATCCTGCTATGAAAACCGATTGGACTCGAGTGGCAGTGACGGTTGGGATTGTCACTTCAGTGATTTTGCTTTTGGGGTATACTTATTATCAATTTAAACAACATCAAAATACAAAAGTATCCTTTAAAAAGTATATATATCACTTCTAG